The following are encoded in a window of Corynebacterium marinum DSM 44953 genomic DNA:
- a CDS encoding lysoplasmalogenase family protein, with protein MNQMVNHTRDGVDALVASVTVATREPERLAYLGVGELIAWSQVFRWRKVRNVVTPFLHPLLAATILRTNREPVLLAGMGGGLVGNLAKLKHPDTTPVLGMFGIAANHAAYSAALVTHGARPSPVRVGLRAAAWASGIGLAVWKKKQLIAPTIVAGVFVSATSALADDPALQDGSTPAKGLGHAGNLLFLSEGIALLRETVLTGDSLGHRILDATMTVAGVIGHMLMVDGLTRR; from the coding sequence ATGAACCAGATGGTCAACCATACCCGCGACGGGGTCGACGCCCTGGTCGCCTCCGTCACCGTCGCCACGCGGGAGCCCGAGCGCCTCGCCTACCTCGGGGTCGGCGAGCTCATCGCCTGGTCGCAGGTCTTCCGCTGGCGCAAGGTGCGCAACGTGGTCACACCGTTCCTCCACCCCCTGCTCGCCGCCACGATCCTGCGCACCAACCGTGAACCCGTGCTGCTCGCCGGGATGGGCGGCGGGCTCGTGGGGAACCTGGCGAAGCTGAAGCACCCGGACACCACCCCGGTGCTGGGCATGTTCGGCATCGCCGCGAACCACGCCGCCTACTCCGCGGCGCTGGTCACCCACGGCGCCCGCCCCTCGCCGGTGCGGGTGGGCCTGCGGGCCGCGGCCTGGGCCTCGGGAATCGGGCTGGCGGTGTGGAAGAAAAAGCAGCTCATCGCTCCGACGATCGTGGCCGGAGTCTTCGTCTCCGCGACGTCCGCGCTTGCCGACGACCCCGCACTGCAGGACGGCTCCACCCCGGCGAAGGGACTCGGCCACGCCGGTAACCTGCTGTTCCTCTCCGAAGGCATCGCCCTGCTGCGGGAGACGGTGCTCACGGGTGATTCGCTCGGCCACCGGATCCTCGACGCCACAATGACCGTCGCGGGGGTCATCGGCCACATGCTCATGGTGGACGGACTGACACGTCGCTGA
- a CDS encoding YczE/YyaS/YitT family protein — protein MTLLQPRRLVLLFIGMVIMAFGIALSVRSDLGTTTISSLPYVLSLISPLTLGSASIIVNSGLVLLQILILRGRFQAIQLLQIPVLLAFGVFNDVALWATEWVGYSAYWQQWLLVLAGIGLLGVGICFQIAGQSIMLAGEAAVLTIANELSRVLGQRRLFAFGYVKIAFDVLLVSSAAILAVTFLGELVGVREGTLAAAFLIGYTVKRLQPLLGPPLARFRDS, from the coding sequence ATGACGCTTCTTCAACCCCGCAGGCTCGTCCTGCTGTTCATCGGCATGGTCATCATGGCCTTCGGCATCGCCCTGTCGGTGCGCAGCGACCTGGGCACCACCACCATCTCCTCGCTCCCCTATGTGCTCAGCCTCATCAGCCCCCTGACACTGGGCTCCGCGTCGATCATCGTCAACTCGGGTCTGGTGCTGCTGCAGATCCTCATCCTGCGCGGCCGCTTCCAGGCCATCCAGCTGCTGCAGATCCCGGTTCTCCTCGCCTTCGGCGTCTTCAACGACGTCGCGCTGTGGGCCACGGAATGGGTCGGCTACTCCGCCTACTGGCAGCAGTGGCTGCTGGTGCTCGCCGGGATCGGGCTGCTCGGTGTGGGCATCTGCTTCCAGATCGCCGGGCAGTCGATCATGCTCGCCGGCGAGGCCGCCGTGCTCACCATCGCCAACGAACTCTCCCGGGTCCTCGGCCAGCGGCGGCTCTTCGCCTTCGGTTACGTGAAGATCGCCTTCGACGTCCTGCTGGTCTCCTCCGCGGCAATCCTGGCGGTGACCTTCCTGGGCGAGCTCGTGGGGGTGCGGGAGGGCACCCTGGCAGCGGCGTTCCTCATCGGCTACACCGTCAAGCGTCTCCAGCCGCTGCTCGGTCCGCCGCTGGCGCGCTTCCGCGACAGTTAG
- a CDS encoding adenylate/guanylate cyclase domain-containing protein, translating into MSRLLRALKWLWGTSWPLYAAVVLAANVIGALAIMLFVRFLIPMPEVRGFTSDVPHLEVIGLTYLAFAVLVAVVATLFLFRPVLDWQRHPEEHDPNMVRNLVMRLPVYQAVVCAVVWLIGIAIAVAVAAGSSTRLSLVIGLATLLAGMIVTLITYLLAERLVRPVAASALARRFEDSTLEPPITQRLRMTWVMTTALPLIGILLIILGQRQNFFTEDAAEIIPAVVALAVAALVTGFVGTSFAIMSVVDPILELQEAINKVRRGDTDAEVDIYDGSEIGVLQAGFNEMMRGLKERQRVRDIFGRYVGTEVAKRALEERPTLGGEDRKVAVLFIDVIGSTAFAVNHTPEEVVEELNKFFEHVVTVVHRNKGIINKFQGDAALAVFGAPISLPDSTSHALTAARELRQELKGMTLQAGIGVAAGHVVAGHIGGSDRFEYTVIGDAVNSAARLTELAKDTPGRVLTNAATLRGANEAEQARWTVMKSVELRGRREMTQLARPIRATMADRS; encoded by the coding sequence ATGAGTCGACTGTTGCGCGCACTGAAGTGGCTGTGGGGCACATCGTGGCCCCTCTACGCCGCTGTGGTGCTCGCGGCCAACGTCATCGGGGCGCTGGCGATCATGTTGTTCGTGCGCTTCCTCATCCCGATGCCGGAGGTGCGCGGATTCACTTCCGACGTCCCCCACCTCGAGGTCATCGGCCTGACGTACCTGGCGTTCGCGGTGCTGGTCGCGGTGGTGGCCACGTTGTTCCTGTTCCGGCCGGTGCTGGACTGGCAACGCCACCCCGAAGAACACGACCCGAACATGGTTCGCAACCTGGTGATGCGTCTGCCGGTCTACCAGGCGGTGGTGTGCGCCGTCGTGTGGCTGATCGGCATTGCGATCGCGGTGGCGGTGGCGGCCGGGTCGAGTACGCGGCTGTCGCTGGTCATCGGGCTGGCGACCCTGCTGGCGGGCATGATCGTCACGCTGATCACGTACCTGCTGGCCGAACGCCTCGTGCGCCCCGTGGCGGCCTCCGCCCTGGCGCGGCGTTTCGAGGACTCCACCCTCGAACCCCCGATCACGCAGCGGCTGCGGATGACCTGGGTGATGACCACGGCGCTGCCGCTCATCGGCATCCTGCTGATCATCCTCGGCCAGCGCCAGAACTTCTTCACCGAGGACGCGGCGGAGATCATCCCCGCCGTCGTCGCCCTGGCCGTGGCCGCGCTGGTCACCGGCTTCGTGGGCACGAGCTTCGCCATCATGAGCGTCGTCGACCCGATCCTGGAGTTGCAGGAGGCCATCAACAAGGTACGCCGGGGCGACACCGACGCGGAGGTCGACATCTACGACGGCTCCGAGATCGGCGTCCTGCAGGCAGGTTTCAACGAGATGATGCGCGGGCTGAAGGAACGCCAGCGGGTGCGCGACATCTTCGGCCGCTATGTCGGCACCGAGGTGGCCAAGCGCGCCCTGGAGGAACGCCCCACCCTGGGCGGTGAGGACCGCAAAGTCGCCGTGCTATTCATCGACGTCATCGGTTCGACCGCTTTCGCGGTGAACCACACCCCGGAGGAAGTCGTCGAGGAGCTGAACAAGTTCTTCGAGCACGTGGTCACGGTGGTGCACCGCAACAAGGGCATCATCAACAAGTTCCAGGGCGACGCCGCGCTCGCGGTGTTCGGCGCTCCGATCTCACTGCCCGACTCCACCTCGCACGCCCTCACCGCCGCCCGCGAACTGCGCCAGGAGCTCAAGGGGATGACCCTGCAGGCCGGCATCGGCGTCGCCGCGGGCCACGTCGTCGCCGGCCACATCGGCGGCTCGGACCGTTTCGAGTACACCGTCATCGGCGACGCCGTGAACTCCGCCGCCCGCCTCACCGAACTGGCCAAGGACACCCCGGGACGGGTGCTCACCAACGCGGCCACGCTGCGCGGCGCCAACGAGGCAGAACAGGCCCGCTGGACCGTGATGAAGTCGGTGGAACTGCGCGGACGCCGGGAGATGACCCAGTTGGCCCGACCGATCCGCGCGACGATGGCGGACCGTTCCTGA
- a CDS encoding DNA polymerase III subunit delta', whose translation MNTVASRLADTPAVRDVVLAAAAAARAKVRGEVPELGNAMAHAWIITGPPGSGRSVAALALAAALQCTDPVDIGCGRCPHCHDVFADAHTDVLRIIPAELSIGIDRMRAVRTEAAKLPTVSPWRIVIIEDADRLSDAAADAILKTVEEPPEHTVIIMCAPSIDPEDFSPTLRSRCRHLYVPYPSVGHIVDLLVAETGATPEDARLAAVASGRHIGRARRLVTDPDAQQRRASILNLAELIFHHDEAFKASTAFLKTVDKQVKSLSDEEDAGELEKLERSLGKGGRGKGTQKAMDGSSGMVKDLEKKQKMRRSRRNRDFLDLALVDLAGLYRDALLLSVGADVQLTHPDFEGLSRDLAAKVSEPGLVACLDAVTMARGHIGVNVTPTTAIDGMIGRIRLACGVS comes from the coding sequence GTGAACACCGTCGCCAGCCGTCTCGCCGACACCCCAGCCGTCCGCGATGTGGTGCTCGCCGCCGCCGCAGCCGCCCGCGCCAAGGTGCGCGGGGAGGTCCCGGAACTGGGCAACGCCATGGCGCATGCCTGGATCATCACCGGGCCCCCCGGCTCCGGCCGCTCCGTCGCGGCGCTGGCACTTGCGGCCGCGCTCCAGTGCACCGACCCTGTCGACATCGGGTGCGGTCGTTGCCCGCACTGCCACGACGTGTTCGCCGACGCCCACACCGACGTCCTCCGCATCATCCCCGCGGAACTGTCCATCGGCATCGACCGCATGCGCGCGGTGCGCACCGAGGCTGCGAAGTTGCCGACCGTCTCCCCGTGGCGCATCGTCATCATCGAGGACGCCGACCGGCTTTCCGACGCCGCCGCCGACGCCATCCTCAAGACCGTCGAGGAGCCCCCGGAGCACACCGTCATCATCATGTGCGCCCCCTCCATCGACCCGGAGGACTTCTCGCCGACACTGCGCTCGCGCTGCCGGCACCTCTACGTCCCGTACCCCTCGGTGGGCCACATCGTCGATCTCCTGGTGGCGGAAACCGGCGCCACGCCCGAGGACGCCCGTCTGGCCGCCGTCGCCTCGGGCCGCCACATCGGCCGCGCCCGCCGCCTGGTCACCGACCCCGACGCGCAGCAGCGCCGCGCCAGCATCCTCAACCTGGCCGAACTGATCTTCCACCACGACGAGGCCTTCAAGGCCTCCACCGCCTTCCTCAAGACCGTGGACAAGCAGGTCAAGTCGTTGAGCGACGAAGAGGACGCCGGGGAGCTGGAGAAGCTCGAACGTTCCCTGGGCAAGGGCGGGCGCGGTAAGGGCACCCAGAAGGCCATGGACGGCTCCTCCGGCATGGTCAAGGACCTGGAGAAGAAGCAGAAGATGCGCCGCAGCCGCCGCAACCGCGACTTCCTCGACCTCGCCCTCGTCGACCTCGCCGGCCTCTACCGCGACGCCCTCCTGCTCTCCGTGGGCGCCGACGTCCAACTGACCCACCCCGACTTCGAGGGCCTGTCCCGTGACCTGGCGGCCAAGGTCAGCGAGCCGGGTCTGGTGGCCTGCCTGGACGCGGTGACAATGGCCCGCGGGCACATCGGCGTCAACGTCACCCCGACCACCGCCATCGACGGGATGATCGGACGTATCCGACTGGCCTGCGGGGTCTCGTGA